TGCTGGTGGTGCCCAACCCGGCCACCTCCAGCCCCGGCTACGCGTTCTTGCTGGCCACCATTGCCGGTATGGGCGAAGAAAAGGCCTTTGACTGGTGGGCCCGCATGCGCGGCAACGGCGTGAAAGCCGTAAAGGGCTGGACCGAGGCCTACTACACCGAATTCAGCCGCAACGGCGGCACCCGCCCGCTGGTGGTCAGCTACGCCAGCAGCCCGGCGGCCGAGGTGTTCTACAGCAAGGAAAAAATCACCGAATCGCCCACCGGCAACCTGTTCCTCAAGGGTGGCGTGTTCCGCCAAGTCGAGGGCGTGGCCCTGGTGGCCGGTGGCGGCCAGCGGGAGGCGGCTGGCAAGTTCATCCGCTTCATGCGCTCCGGCGTGGTGCAAGAGGCTTTGCAAACCACCATGTGGATGTACCCCATCGAAGCCCACACGCCGCTGGCCGACGTGATGAAGCACGCCGTGGAACCCACCGCCTTTGACAGCCTGCCCGCCGAGACGATTGCCGACAAGGGCACGGGCTGGGTGGCGCGCTGGACGCAAGTCGTCTTGAAGTAGATGCCGCCTCGCCGTTGGCGATCGGCCGCGTTGGCCCTGCTGCCGCTGCTGGCCTTGGGCGTGCTGCTGGTGGCCCCGGTGCTGCGGCTGGCGGGCGAGGGCTGGTGGGGCGATTTGGCCACCCAAACACCCAGCTCCCCGTGGGCACTGTGGACCGATCCGTATCTGCGTTGGCGCGTGCTGTGGTCGGTGCTGCAGGCGGCGG
This sequence is a window from Rhodoferax sp. WC2427. Protein-coding genes within it:
- a CDS encoding thiamine ABC transporter substrate binding subunit is translated as MLHRRRFTLAATALAAFISLPALADDAPLRVLVHSSFSLPKPLLAQFEAESGVKLSIIKAGDAGEMLNKLILTRAQPIADVVFGLDNASVAKAQANKVLEPVAYTQGSATAQVDANVVPVDYGFVNLNFDKAAFAKSGLALPKTLEDLAQPAYRNLLVVPNPATSSPGYAFLLATIAGMGEEKAFDWWARMRGNGVKAVKGWTEAYYTEFSRNGGTRPLVVSYASSPAAEVFYSKEKITESPTGNLFLKGGVFRQVEGVALVAGGGQREAAGKFIRFMRSGVVQEALQTTMWMYPIEAHTPLADVMKHAVEPTAFDSLPAETIADKGTGWVARWTQVVLK